In one Thermodesulfobium acidiphilum genomic region, the following are encoded:
- the dnaA gene encoding chromosomal replication initiator protein DnaA codes for MITRGLGDVNNIWQEILDVVEEKMGKPTVEAFLKPSKAIINKEEKKLTLILPNEFIKTYIEQKSGKLKNIIEDILEGENLKLHLEVDESIGNLSQEEYLEGNNKIERNEQKGFLSKYTFETFVVGPGNRMAHAASLAVADNPGKAYNPLFIYGGAGLGKTHLLQAIATTIRTKKPNLYILYITSEKFTNEFINAIKDDKINSFQEHYRNIDILLVDDIQFIAGKERTQEEFFHTFNTLYESGKQIVLSSDRPPKEIKTLEERLRTRFEMGLIADIQPPDLETRIAILQKKAEIENIDIEPEALILIAEKVASNIRELEGVLTKSMALCSINQESKVTIKHAQEALKNIEDNKLNNLPTMDEIAIAVSKVMQIKLEDLKSRGRKSHQANARQIAMYLCREMTKNSLPQIGEYFGRDHSTVIHAYERIKEDISKDQTLKRIIEQIRSFLKSV; via the coding sequence ATGATAACGAGAGGGTTAGGTGACGTGAACAATATTTGGCAAGAAATTTTAGATGTAGTAGAAGAAAAGATGGGAAAACCTACAGTAGAAGCTTTCCTAAAACCTTCTAAGGCAATAATAAATAAAGAAGAAAAAAAACTAACACTAATACTACCTAATGAATTTATTAAAACTTATATCGAACAAAAATCTGGCAAATTAAAAAATATAATCGAAGACATTTTAGAAGGAGAAAATCTAAAATTACACTTAGAAGTAGATGAATCCATAGGAAATTTAAGTCAGGAAGAGTATTTAGAAGGAAATAATAAAATAGAGAGAAACGAACAGAAAGGCTTTTTATCAAAATATACATTTGAAACTTTTGTAGTTGGCCCAGGAAATAGGATGGCACACGCCGCCTCTCTTGCAGTAGCCGATAATCCCGGGAAAGCTTATAATCCCCTTTTTATTTATGGTGGTGCTGGATTAGGAAAAACACACCTCCTTCAAGCAATCGCTACAACAATAAGAACTAAAAAACCGAATTTATATATCTTATATATAACAAGTGAAAAATTTACCAACGAGTTTATAAATGCTATAAAAGACGATAAGATTAATTCATTTCAAGAACACTATAGAAATATAGATATACTACTAGTAGATGACATACAATTTATAGCTGGGAAAGAAAGAACACAAGAAGAATTCTTTCACACCTTTAACACTCTATATGAATCAGGAAAACAAATAGTTCTTTCATCAGATAGACCCCCAAAAGAGATCAAAACTTTAGAGGAAAGATTAAGAACAAGATTCGAAATGGGATTAATTGCAGATATACAACCCCCAGATTTAGAAACCAGAATCGCAATATTACAAAAAAAAGCTGAAATTGAAAATATAGATATAGAACCAGAAGCTTTAATATTAATTGCAGAAAAAGTCGCTTCAAACATTAGGGAATTAGAAGGAGTACTTACAAAGTCCATGGCACTTTGTTCAATTAACCAAGAATCGAAAGTAACTATAAAACACGCTCAAGAAGCTCTTAAAAATATAGAAGACAACAAATTAAATAACTTACCAACTATGGATGAAATTGCCATAGCAGTATCAAAAGTAATGCAAATTAAACTAGAGGATTTGAAAAGTAGGGGAAGAAAAAGTCATCAAGCAAATGCAAGACAAATTGCAATGTACTTATGTAGAGAAATGACAAAAAATTCACTTCCACAAATAGGTGAATATTTTGGCAGAGATCACTCCACAGTAATACATGCATATGAAAGAATAAAAGAAGACATTAGTAAAGACCAAACCCTAAAAAGAATAATTGAACAAATAAGATCTTTTTTAAAGTCAGTTTAA
- the dnaN gene encoding DNA polymerase III subunit beta, with amino-acid sequence MREIKDNVNNKEDQKKIKLELQTNELNKLIQDLSKNIKKHPVEILRNIQISAQDKHIIFRSTDLEVEITYIFKTNQEIKIDPVLIESNELANLIKNYPDEKINFEFQNEKLIIEGDDLLATIPLKQDPNFPDPIDISKAQPKVINFNIIKQAIEKVINSSSQSSDSKMSGVNFKTKEKILTIAATDGFRLAIYKINLDEEIDMNFTISKKCAQEVIKFDATMPTSYQTQTHWVLSTHQKILSVKKLNYEYPNYEKAIPTDNKYKFYVNKEDFIKKLIFTSSQSEIVKISLQNNTLNIQSSDSRINTKTTVRPVEEIKDIEFLFKSSYLINGLKIFDEEEILFTYKDENKPITIENNLNTTYITLPARPER; translated from the coding sequence ATGAGAGAAATTAAAGACAATGTTAATAACAAAGAAGATCAAAAAAAGATAAAACTTGAACTACAAACAAATGAATTAAACAAACTAATACAGGACCTTTCAAAAAATATAAAAAAGCATCCTGTAGAAATATTAAGAAACATCCAAATCTCAGCACAGGACAAACATATAATATTCAGATCAACCGACTTAGAAGTAGAAATAACCTATATTTTTAAAACAAACCAAGAAATAAAAATAGATCCCGTGCTCATAGAATCAAATGAATTAGCAAATCTAATCAAAAATTATCCAGATGAAAAAATAAACTTTGAATTCCAAAATGAAAAACTTATAATAGAAGGTGATGATTTATTAGCAACAATACCTCTAAAACAAGATCCAAACTTCCCAGACCCAATAGATATTTCAAAGGCACAACCAAAAGTTATTAACTTCAATATAATAAAACAGGCAATCGAAAAAGTTATAAATTCAAGCTCACAAAGCTCTGATTCAAAAATGAGCGGTGTAAACTTTAAAACAAAAGAAAAAATCCTTACTATAGCAGCCACAGATGGCTTTAGATTGGCAATATATAAAATAAATTTGGATGAGGAAATAGATATGAACTTTACAATATCAAAAAAATGTGCACAAGAGGTTATAAAATTTGATGCTACAATGCCTACGTCATATCAAACCCAAACTCATTGGGTTTTGTCTACACATCAAAAAATACTCTCAGTAAAGAAACTTAACTACGAGTATCCAAATTACGAAAAAGCTATCCCAACTGATAATAAATACAAATTTTACGTAAATAAAGAAGATTTCATAAAAAAACTAATTTTTACTTCATCACAATCAGAAATAGTAAAAATATCTTTACAAAACAACACGTTAAACATTCAATCATCAGATTCAAGAATAAACACAAAAACTACAGTAAGACCCGTAGAGGAAATAAAAGACATAGAATTTCTTTTTAAATCATCATACCTAATTAACGGACTTAAAATATTTGACGAGGAAGAAATTTTGTTTACATATAAAGATGAAAACAAACCAATTACTATTGAAAACAATTTAAATACAACTTATATAACCCTACCTGCAAGACCAGAAAGATAA
- the recF gene encoding DNA replication/repair protein RecF (All proteins in this family for which functions are known are DNA-binding proteins that assist the filamentation of RecA onto DNA for the initiation of recombination or recombinational repair.): MILEIHHFRNFEHNFFNFNKKNLIIGKNASGKTNLLEAIYLTLRGKTKNNVPNQNLIQFSKKNALIRNSVYGKRIEIIINNKNKIIKVNDKRLNSNIELWQYFKVFYINPFDSLLLSQEPRNKRKFLDEIILNINPDNAKIYKDLKILNTQKNYILKNKKDRELIKSYDIKLTQLSKKISNLREEVLNNIILNTKDLLKEESIEINYYKSLESKEMEKKDIIEAKTKRNIINPSRDNFSVKIKNINSTFLSTGEIKKFSLALHLAKINIFKEYNCISLFDEINSFLDKTNLDILLKWIQKINDYVFITSTSELDLENFDKIFL, encoded by the coding sequence ATGATATTAGAAATACACCACTTTAGAAACTTTGAACACAATTTTTTCAATTTTAACAAAAAAAACCTAATTATAGGAAAAAACGCATCCGGAAAAACAAACCTCTTAGAAGCAATATATTTAACTCTTAGGGGGAAAACAAAAAATAACGTACCCAATCAAAATCTAATACAATTTTCAAAAAAAAACGCACTCATAAGAAATAGTGTTTACGGAAAAAGAATAGAAATCATAATTAATAACAAAAATAAAATAATAAAAGTAAACGACAAAAGGTTAAACTCAAATATTGAACTATGGCAATACTTTAAAGTCTTTTATATAAATCCATTCGACTCTTTACTCTTATCACAAGAACCAAGAAATAAAAGAAAATTTCTCGACGAAATTATACTTAATATAAATCCAGATAATGCTAAAATATATAAAGATCTTAAAATTTTAAACACACAAAAAAACTATATTTTAAAAAATAAAAAAGATAGAGAACTTATTAAAAGTTACGATATAAAATTAACACAATTATCAAAGAAAATATCAAATTTAAGAGAAGAAGTTTTAAATAATATAATTCTAAATACCAAAGATTTACTTAAAGAAGAAAGTATAGAAATAAATTACTATAAAAGTTTAGAATCAAAAGAAATGGAAAAGAAGGATATTATTGAAGCAAAAACCAAAAGAAATATAATAAACCCATCAAGAGATAATTTCTCAGTAAAAATCAAAAATATAAATTCAACTTTTTTATCTACAGGTGAAATAAAAAAGTTTTCACTAGCACTTCACCTTGCAAAGATAAATATTTTTAAAGAATACAATTGTATTTCACTATTTGACGAAATCAACTCTTTCCTAGACAAAACAAATTTAGATATCCTTTTAAAATGGATCCAGAAAATAAATGACTATGTTTTTATCACATCCACTTCTGAATTAGATCTAGAAAATTTTGACAAGATTTTTTTATAA
- a CDS encoding DciA family protein → MDKIGLLILNQIPKNLKQCFIIEKNWHEIVGLKLSKISKPIKLSQKTLTISTTHPTISREISLYSDTIIDRIKKKLDIDIKNLKFKTLSFETNKQDKIKKINNLFNIEINYPNCFIEIKDENIRKKIMNIYKIIKTKENKSNKGDE, encoded by the coding sequence ATGGATAAAATAGGCTTACTAATCTTAAACCAAATACCAAAAAATTTAAAACAGTGTTTTATTATAGAAAAAAATTGGCATGAAATAGTAGGTTTAAAACTATCAAAAATATCTAAACCAATAAAATTAAGTCAAAAAACTCTTACTATTTCAACAACTCATCCTACAATAAGTAGAGAAATTTCGCTTTATTCGGATACAATTATAGATAGAATTAAAAAGAAGCTAGATATAGATATTAAGAATTTAAAATTCAAAACTTTAAGTTTCGAAACAAATAAGCAGGATAAAATAAAAAAAATAAACAATTTATTTAATATTGAAATAAATTATCCAAATTGTTTTATAGAAATAAAAGATGAAAATATTAGAAAAAAAATAATGAACATATATAAGATAATAAAAACAAAAGAAAACAAAAGTAACAAAGGAGATGAATAA